Within the Desulfovermiculus halophilus DSM 18834 genome, the region TCGTCGATCAGGAAGGTATTGACGGGATTCTGGACGGGTCAGCCTATCATGTCCAGAACTCGGCGGGCGGACGCCTGTCCAGAATACAGACCGGCAGACTCCAGGAATATCTAGCCATGGCCGTTTTCGCCGCCATGATCATTTTCGGCGCGATGCTGCTCTTTTGAGCCCGCTGCCGGCAGGAAACGAAACACCGCGATCTGCGCACAATCATACTCAACGTTTGCCGGAGAAGTCGCCATGCTCACCTCAGGTTTTCCCCTGCTCAGCACCTTGATCTTCTTCCCCCTGCTTGGGGCTGGGATCCTCTTTTTCCTGCGCAGCGACACTGCGGTCAGGGTGTTTACCCTGGCAGTCGGCCTGATCGAATGTCTCCTTGCCGTGCCCATGGCTGTCGGCTTTGATACCAGTACAGCCCGGTTTCAGATGGTGGAAAAGGCGGAATGGATCCAGAGCTGGAACATCTCCTACTTCCTGGGGATAGACGGAATCAGTGTGCTCATGGTCCTGCTCTCGGTATTCCTTCTGCCCATATGCGTCCTGTGTTCCTGGAAATACATCGGACGGCGGGTAAAAGAGTTCCATTTCTGTCTGCTGCTGATGACCACGGCCTGCATCGGGGTGTTCACCTCCCTGGATTTTGTTCTTTTCTACATCTTCTGGGAGGCCATGCTGGTCCCCATGTATCTTTTAATCGCTGTCTGGGGCGGCCCCAAAAGACGCTACGCATCCCTGAAGTTCTTCATCTACACCCTGGCTGGAAGCACGCTCTTTCTGGCCGCTATCGTTGCCCTGTTCATCAATACCGGTACATTTTCCATTCCCGAGCTCATGGAGCACAGCTACAGCTTCCGGTTTCAGTTCTGGACCTTTTTGGCCATGGCCCTGGCCTTTGCCATCAAGGTCCCCATGTACCCCTTCCACACCTGGCTGCCGGCTGCCCATGTGGAAGCTCCCACTGCCGGGAGCGTGCTCCTGGCTTCGATTTTGCTAAAGATGGGGGCCTACGGCTTTCTCCGCTTTTGCCTGCCCATCACCCCGGCCGCCAGCCACTTTTTCGCCCCCCTGATGATCGGCATGGGCATCCTGTCCATTATCGTCGGATCCCTCCTGGCCCTTGGGCAGTCGGACATGAAAAAGCTCATCGCCTACTCCTCTGTGGCCCACATGGGCTTTGTTACCCTGGGCATCTTCGTTTTCGCCTTTCGGGGCGTCGAAGGGGCCATCATGCATATGCTCAATCACGGAATCATTACCGGCGCCCTGTTTCTGCTGGTCGGGCTGATTTACGAACGCAGCCACAGCCGCGAGCTCGCTGAAAACCTGGGGGTAAGCAGGTACTTGCCGTCATTTACCGGATTTCTGCTTCTCTTTTCCATGGCTGCGTTTGGTTTTCCCGGGACCAACGGGTTCTTCAGCAAGCTTTTAGTCCTTTTGGGAGTATTTGAGGTCAGCACCCCGGTAGGTGTGGTCTTTATCGTCGGGCTGCTCCTGGGGCTGGCGTATCTGCTTCGCCTGCTGCTCAATGTCGGCTGGGGAACGCCGACCAAGGCGGCGGCGTGGAAGGATATGAGCTTCCGGGAATGGGTCTACCTGGTGCCGTTGGGAGTGCTGGTCATCTATCTCGGGGTCGCCCCAGGAAAAGCCCTCAGCTTTCTAGGGCCGTCCATTGACAATCTGCTGGACAATTTCCAGGCTCAGAAAGAACTCCGGATTGAGACTGCTTCCACGCCCTCTGCTCAGTTCAGGGCCCAGGACGGTGCATACCTTCCTTTGTCCTTTGCAGGGGAAGATACAAGGCCCATTGGGCAACACATGCATGCCGCATCCCTTCACCTGCCCTCCTTCCAGGATGCGGAGCCGGATGTGCGCCGTGTCGCGTGGCTGCCGGAGAGGACATCGTCAATACCGGCTCCGGTCCGGATGAGTGAAGAATAAGGAGACAGGACGTGCTCAACTTCAATCCACAGCTCATTGCCCCTGAATTGTTCATGGTCGCCGTGCTGGCGCTTCTGTTTGTCCAGAGCATCACGGACTGGTTGAAGGAGGCCGTTGAATGGGTCCCGCTGGCGGCCCTGTTCGGCGCTCTGCTGGTCTTTCTGGCCCCTGCCGGCAGCCAGGACATGTTCTACGGCTCGTATCACATCGACAGCCTGTCCCAGTTTTTCAAGGGCATTGTCTTCATCGGTCTGGCCGTATGTGCGGCCAATGCCATGCGGGTGCCGAATCTGGGCAAGGCCAATAAGGCCGACTATTTCTTCTTCATGTTCATGAGCGCTTTCGGGCTCCTCCTTTTGTCCAGCGCTGTTGAGCTGTTCACCATCTACATCTCCATGGAGCTGGCCTCCTTCAGCCTGTATATCCTGCTTCCCTTTCGCAACAACGACCAGCGGGCAGTAGAAGCGGCTGTCAAATACGTTCTGTTCGGAGCTGTGGCCTCAGCAATAGGGCTGTACGGAATCTCCTATATTTTGGCCGCCCAACATACCTCCTATATCTCGGAGCTGTTGACCATGGATTGGTCCTTTGCCCACCAGCCCATGGCCCTCATCGGCTTGGCCCTCTTTTTGCTGGCCTTTTTGTATAAAATCGCTCTGTTTCCCTTTCATTTCTGGGCCCCGGACGTCTACCAAGGGGCCAGCAATGAGACTGCCGCCTTCGCCGCCACCCTGCCCAAACTGGGGGCCATTGTGGTCATGGTCCGGCTCATGGCCTTTCAGCCGGGGCCTGAAGTGATTACGATTTTGGCTGTGTTCGCTGCTGTTTCCATGACCCTGGGCAATCTCACCGCCCTGATCCAAAGCGACGTCAAACGGCTGCTGGGGTACTCCAGCGTGGCCCACGCCGGTTTTGTGGTCATGGCCCTGGCTGCCGGAGGAGCTCACGGACTGGCCTCTGCCGCTTATTACGCCCTGGTCTATATGGTCATGAACCTGACCATTTTTTGGGTCATTACCCGGATCTCACATGCAGGTGAAAACGTTGCCCTCACCGACCTGCAGGGCCTGCATTCCCGTTCCCCGCTCCTGGCCTTTGTCCTGGCCGTATCCGCCT harbors:
- a CDS encoding complex I subunit 4 family protein, whose translation is MLTSGFPLLSTLIFFPLLGAGILFFLRSDTAVRVFTLAVGLIECLLAVPMAVGFDTSTARFQMVEKAEWIQSWNISYFLGIDGISVLMVLLSVFLLPICVLCSWKYIGRRVKEFHFCLLLMTTACIGVFTSLDFVLFYIFWEAMLVPMYLLIAVWGGPKRRYASLKFFIYTLAGSTLFLAAIVALFINTGTFSIPELMEHSYSFRFQFWTFLAMALAFAIKVPMYPFHTWLPAAHVEAPTAGSVLLASILLKMGAYGFLRFCLPITPAASHFFAPLMIGMGILSIIVGSLLALGQSDMKKLIAYSSVAHMGFVTLGIFVFAFRGVEGAIMHMLNHGIITGALFLLVGLIYERSHSRELAENLGVSRYLPSFTGFLLLFSMAAFGFPGTNGFFSKLLVLLGVFEVSTPVGVVFIVGLLLGLAYLLRLLLNVGWGTPTKAAAWKDMSFREWVYLVPLGVLVIYLGVAPGKALSFLGPSIDNLLDNFQAQKELRIETASTPSAQFRAQDGAYLPLSFAGEDTRPIGQHMHAASLHLPSFQDAEPDVRRVAWLPERTSSIPAPVRMSEE
- a CDS encoding NADH-quinone oxidoreductase subunit N encodes the protein MVAVLALLFVQSITDWLKEAVEWVPLAALFGALLVFLAPAGSQDMFYGSYHIDSLSQFFKGIVFIGLAVCAANAMRVPNLGKANKADYFFFMFMSAFGLLLLSSAVELFTIYISMELASFSLYILLPFRNNDQRAVEAAVKYVLFGAVASAIGLYGISYILAAQHTSYISELLTMDWSFAHQPMALIGLALFLLAFLYKIALFPFHFWAPDVYQGASNETAAFAATLPKLGAIVVMVRLMAFQPGPEVITILAVFAAVSMTLGNLTALIQSDVKRLLGYSSVAHAGFVVMALAAGGAHGLASAAYYALVYMVMNLTIFWVITRISHAGENVALTDLQGLHSRSPLLAFVLAVSAFALVGLPPTAGFIGKLFVLNSAWDAGQYWLVIIAVLNTALAIFYYLNLVRHAYTLDQSTPAKIALSPIGASMAILLAVGVLYLGIVPQNIYAFLVQASMGIIS